The DNA window CAGAACACAGGGTTGGTCATGTAAACCCTGGGCCCTAGGCTTTGGGTTTGAGTGGCTTCTTGTATGAAACAGTTTTGTCTTTTGAGCTGGCTTTGCTGTATGTGACTCCTTTTATATCCTGTAGTAAGTGGAAATTTTTCCCGGATAATAACATATGTCTTAcaatgctgcctttttttttttacatttagacGTGAACTTTTGAAATTCCTTTTCAAGGTGTAGTGTGAAGTTATGGGCTTGAAAATGACCGTAGAGGTTGGTAAGATGGATCTTAGTTGTTATGGGCACTTGCTGCCGTGCCCGATGAACTGAATTTAAGTCCTGGGACCTGCATGGGAGAAGAAGAGAACTGGTTCCTgcgagttgtcctttgacctttcatgtgtgctgtggcCCGTATATATGTTCACGCACataaataagtgtaattttagaaaagaaaatgctgttCAAGtccagtatctctctctctctctctctctctctctctctctctctctcgctctctctctctctctctctctctctctctctcggcccCTTTTCAGGTGTATAACACCGGTTCGTTGTCTGAACACAGATTTGACTTTTGACATGTGAAAGCCTGTTGGACCACCAAATTGCCTTCCCTCCCCACCTTAATTAGGGACGGCTTGCAGAAACTGGTCACTGACTGCAGGCgtcctttgtaaaaaaaaaaaaaaaaaaaaattaatttctaagATTGTCTGTAGGGTCTTCCTCAGCTCCCGACTTGGGTCCTGTTTGTGTGAGAATGCAGCAAGGCCAGAGAGGCCTCACTGACAGCTGTGTGCTGGCAGAGGAGCCTGAATTGGGAACACTTTGAGAGTCTTTATCCTGGGCTGCAGAGCCCACACAGCTAGGCaccagggaaggagggaaaacgGCAGGCCTGTTTTAACCGCCACAGCCGGATTCTGACCAACAGTTGAGATTGCTTTTGAGTTTTGCTTTCTGACTTTCCCACAGGTGGTTGGTTGTACGAGCCACAATGAgtgtttctgttttccaacttctCCCTTCTCCATCCTGGTCCCCAGCAGAGGTCACTTCAgctgaggaaggggaaggaaggacagaaggactgGATGGGCCTAGGGAGGAGCTTTGAGTTTCACAGTAACAGAATTGTCTGTAGCAAGCCACTGTTGCGTTTTTGTTTCTGGAATCCTGTTTCTGGGTCAGGTGTTGTGGTTACTTTGTTATTACTTTGAGAGTACTCCAGCATCTCAGTGAGGTTGGTCTCCTTACTGACCCCATTTCCACAGTGAGTTTAGCTTGTTTTTTACACAAAGGGCCAAGCTCAGCTCTGGTGTCACCCTTCTTGCTGTGGTTTGCAAAGCCGTTAGTCTGCGGACAGGTATTTAGAAAGGTCACATCTTTTAGttcttgatttttgagacagggttttctctgtgtagctccgactgtcctggaactcattctgtagtccaggctggccttgaactcacatagattcGACTGCCTCTGAAcctcgagtgctgggatcaaaagcgTGTATCACTTTGACCTTTCATGTGTGCTATGGCCCGTATATATGTTCACGCACATGAATAAGtgtaattttagaaaagaaaatgctgttCAAGTccagcatatctctctctctctctctctctctctctctctctctctctctctctctctctctctctctcggtcccTTTTAACCTCCTGAAAAGGTTAAAACCTTGAAACATGAAAGGTGCCCAGTGACAAACCACTTagttttgtgtatgtttgtgtcagGGTCTTCTGTATGGCTTTGCCTGGCCTCTCTGAACTCtaagatcctcttgtctctgccctccctttacctcctgcctctgctttgggaattgaacctggggcctcagGCTGAGCACATTTTTCTGTAGACATCTGACTTTGCATTTCTTCTCAGGGAAATCCAGTCCTGCCTAGTTGGTGTCtctcactttttatttattgCAAGGGAATCATCTACAGTTACAAAATAAAGGCTTATCTGGTATTGCGGTTACCATTCTTCCTGAACACAGTATGTCAGGGGTCAGTATGAAGGAAGAGATAATTGTGAAGTAATTGGTGGCTTTAGGGGCACACTTGCTGCTCCTGAGCTGACAAGTGTGAGTTGCTTTAAGAAGTTGGAACTGAACTGTCAGGGATTTGTAGATGAGAGCACAAACCGAAGAATTCTggaggctgtgctgtgctgagaagCCAGTCCTCCTGGAGCTAAGAAAGTGgggctcagggctggagagagggctcaggggtTGCTGCTGAGCCTGACAACCTGTGTCCACCCCTGGACTGAAGGACAgaagtgtcctctgacttctatcaTTCACTGCAGCATGTACACCCCTGCAAAAATGCAGATGCACagacgcacacatatacacagagagagacgcaataaataaatgtaatcaaGTTAAAAGccaaggggggctggagagatggtttggcgGTGGTATAGGATGGGTGCTGctgttctagaggacctgagtcagTTCCTGGCATTCACTTGGGTGGTTCATAGTCACATGGGCACCTGTGTGCATCCGCATACACCCCTATATGCACATAgttaaagaaatcttaaaaataataccACAGCTCCTCTTCTCTCTAGGGTAGCCTGTGTGCTCGACTCTACTGGagaggtggggaaactgaggcacagatcTACTGAGCTCCAGTCGATGTCCCAGGTCAGCCAGCTGTTTAGAAGAGTTTAGATTTCTCCATACAAGCCCGGAGTTGGAGCCCTCGGGGATGTGCCTCTAAATTTAGCAATGGTTTGTTTTCAGGTGGCTAGCCCATCTGCAAGCAAACCCAACATTAATAAACATTTCTCTTGATGAGAGCTTGTGCTTATTGGGTTTGGAGGGACGAAATTGTTTACTTAGCTGCCTATCCTCAGTCTCAGAAAAAGACCTCTTACCTGCTCGCCTAAGATTCATGCAGGATGAATTGATACTACAGAATTTACTATCTGTGTACCCACCCTTGGCAAGTGAAACCGCCCTGAGTCGGTTAAGAGCTGGTTAGAGCTTGTTTATGAACGTTATTACCTTTGGTTCACCAGATCTGCACACGCAGAGAGCGGCTCATGGTTGGATGCTAAGGACATTTGGCAGTTGGGAGAGTAAGCAGCATCAATCAAGGACCGCCCAGGTGCTGCCACCAGTGCGAAATCTGTCTGCATGGCTGGATGCATTTAATGGCCTTGAGGCTCTGGATGGGGAACGCTGGGTTCACCCTCGGATCTGGAAAACAAAATGGAACAGTTCTTATGCACCCAGGCACTTGTAAAGAACTGTAATTTCTTAGTGTCGTTCTTCCGCCACTGTGCCTGGGACTCCCGCTCCCACCTACACAGCTCCTGCTGTGGCTTCGCCTTCCTTAGCTGCTTCTGCCCCTGTCTTTTCTATGATGTAATTCCTCATGGTGCTATCCTTGTTGGAGTTAGACACAAGGGCCATGCCTGGCACCTTCATTTCACAAGGTAGAAAGGTTTGGGCCGAGAATGTCTTTTGCTTGTGTGTTTAGCTACTGGGGTGAGATTCCCCTGAGTTAGAGATGAGGACCTGAAATGGAAGGGCTGTCCTGCTGGTTGTGAGGAGCTGAGGCTGAGCCAGCCTAGGGGTACATGGCCTTTGTGCTGTAGCAGGGTTGTGAACATGCCTGTGGTGTGTCTCTGCTGAGGAGTGGGGACGCCCTCCAAACAACCAACCGTTTCTTACTTAGCTTGTGTCTGAAGCTGATGACAACACTTTTATCCATAAGTAGTTATCTGTGTCTGTACCTCAGAGAGGAGGCTCCTCTACTCTGCGAGGAGAAAGCAGAGGGGCGAGTCTGTATTCTCTCATTTTAAAGGTATTTAAATGCACATCTGTATGATGGTACGACACAGGTAGGCCAgggcctgaggaagccagaagaggcactcagattccctgaagctggagttatcggAGGCTGGAAGTTgccatgtatgtgctgggaactaaacttgggtcctgtacagagcagccagagctcttaaccaacCAGCCCTGCCTTCTTTCCTGCACACCCCTGGAAGGCGTTGTGGTCTTTTAGCATCAGTAGGTTGTGAACTGTCCCTGTCCCCCTCCTCCTGGCGCGAGTCCTCAGCCTGTGAGGATGTTTAGTGAGGCTGTGGATCCTTTAGAGTATGGGTCTCATGGTGAGGGGTGATGCAGTCACAAAGGGTGGGATTTGAAGGGCACGTATGGCTACGTCCTAGTTCCTTCAATCTGTGTCACTATGGCGTGACAGCCTCCTGCTCCTGTCACCAAGAACTGCTCTTCAAGCACTTCCTGTCACGATAGGCTAAAATCCTTTGAAGCCGTGAGCCAGACACCCTTCTGTGAATTGTTTCAGTTGATCATGGAGACCACAGTGACATGAGCATGGTGAATGGCTGGGGACTGGTTCCAGGTCCGGACTTAAAGTGTCATGGGCCGCACATCACTCCAGTGTCCTCCTGGTCCTTAATTCATCTCGAACTGCATGTAACGGAACAGAACGCATGAGCCCTTTAGGTAGCTATTGCAGTCTCATATGAGGGGGACCTGTACAGGTCCAAGACAGAGTGTGGAGTCCTGGGTACCAGAGTAACATCAGAGAAGTCATCTCTGCAGTCACCAGGCGGAATGGCCCTGACGGGGACACTTCAcgacaccttctgctggagagcCTACCCTCATGTCACTGCCAGAACTGACCTTGCGGTCTGTGTCTTCCTTTCAGATCTAACTTCAAACTTGTGGCTGTCAATTCGAAGCTTTACGCCATCGGCGGGCAGGCCGTTTCTAACGTGGAGTGCTATAACCCCGAACAAGATGCGTGGAATTTTGTGGCTCCCCTGCCGAACCCTCTGGCTGAGTTCTCTGCGTGCGAGTGCAAGGGGAAGATTTATGTCATCGGTGGATATACTACCCGAGGTGAGTGAGTGGCGGTCAACCGCTTTTGCATTAGCTGCAGCAGGCCGGCTGGGGCAGGACTGACCAGAGACGCTATGTATCTGAGTGTGAGTTTACATATCATATGATCTATGCTATGCTTACCTTTCTTAAACATGTGAGCCCCAAGACACGATGGGTTAGGTAGGAAGGACCTTTGATGGCCTTGGACATTGTTCACATCGGAAGAGGGGATTATGAAAGATTGTGAGAGTTCTTTGTGCTAGAAACCCAGCCTTATGGTCAGCACCTGGAACCTGTCCACACTGGAGGTTTGGGTCACAGCTCAGGAAAGAAGGGTAAACTAAGTACCCTTCTCTCCCTGGTGCCACGCCAGAGCTAAGTCCTGCTTTTGCTTTACCAGATAGAGAGACACTGAAGCCCAGATCTGGGGGGCCAGTTCCTATGCCCCATGGGGTGGAAGGGTGTGAGCACAAGGGAACTCTTCAGACCTGTGCAGCATGTTTTATCGTTTGCATGTGCACATCTGCGTGATGGACATTTTAGAGAAGTGTGGGAAAAAAAGATGGTCCCCAAGCTCAGTGCTGCTGTGCATGGCAGAGAGAGCCTAGGCATCAGGGTAGAGAGCATCATGGCTGTGTGAGAGGGATGTTGCTGGATGCAGGGAAGAGctgtgtccttccttctctttgccTTCCTTGAGGAGGCTGCCGCCAAGTGGTCTCTTGCCCAAGGGCGTTCACTTCTGAATTTGGTGCGTCTGGTGTGCAGAGCCCACAGCTGAAGGAGAGGGGTAACTGGGTTCATGGAGTTGCTGGTGTGTTTGGCATGCAGTAGCAAGGGCAAGGGTCCCACTCCTTCATGGCGTGATGGGGCAGGCAGAGTTCTCTAGCCCTGCTGATCACTGCATGAGTGTGACTCTGGGTCTACAAGTGAACATATGCAACTGTGTAAGTGACAGACACCAATACAGTATTCAGAGAGGTGACCCATAATTGGGTGTGATTgtgcactcctgtaatcccagcactgggaaggtacatgggggggggggggacgaccaatactttaaggccagcctgggaggtGGTAGAACATAACtctaggaggagaggaagagagaaagctcTCAGCAGGGCACTCCAAAGGCTCTAGTCTTCCtcacctcttccctctctgtctggtggcttccccatgtatgtcttcctgtcTTCATGTGGCTTCTTCTGTGGATCTCTGTCTAATACTGATGCTTGGAGCTGGGTTTGAGAGCCAGAACCATTTCTGTTTGGCGTATTTGTGAATTATACCACAGATGTGTTTTCAAATGAGGTCTCTCTGGTGAGTGCGGAGGTCGGGGATATGGGCTTGCTTTTGGTGGAGGGGGGTCTACTCTCTGTAGCCAGCCTGCCTATTTATGCATCTGAGAAGAGGCAGCAGCAGAGGGATGAGTGTGATAGAAGCCGTGGGCTGTTTCCCTCCTCAAATGCCGTCATTTCCCATGGCCCCCCCTGGGAATCAAGATAATTTGCCTCTGTTAGCGCCTTGCACCATTCGCACTGGGGCGTAGGGTGCAGAATCAATTGATTTCACAGGTTTAGACAGCCACGCCTGGGCATCTGACATGCCTAAGTCCTATatccttgtttctgtttttctaggAAAGTAACAGCTAGGCTGTTTACCTATGgacatttctcctttctttcaggcAACGCGGTTTGTGTTTTGAGGCCAGGTCTTACCCTGGCGCAGCCAATGGTGTAGAGCTCTGTAGCTCAGtcttcttgtctcagcctccaggCACTGGGATTCTATGCCTGAGCCACCACCGTGTCTGAGCGAGCGATTCAGAATCCACCGTGGCAGACATGACACACACTCGTGTGCCAGCTTCTCTTCATGCAGGAGCTGTTGACTCCTGCCGGTGGCACTGTTCTTCTGGTAGATTTCCTGGCTTTTCCATGACCTTGGCTGAGTTGGGTTGTAGATTTGACCTGGAAAACCCTtcttgtgtgttttgagcttcacgGCGACCACTAGCGTGCCTTCTTCACTTGGGCCACCCAGGATGATGTCCGTCCTGGATTCTCCATGCCAGAGACCATGCTGTGCGGTCAGAGGTGGACTGGATGGGTGTTTGTGTTCTAAGCTGACAGGGCTGGGCACTGCCTGTCCTCTCTAGCCCTCCTCTAGTCTGGCTTTCCCAGCATTTCCTGACAGTTCCTGTAGTCCCCATTTCAAACAGGTCTTCCTAATTGTTTGGGgggaacaaacagacaaaaacaaaaaaacaacaacagaagaagaagaagaagaagaagaagaagaagaagaagaagaagaagaagaagaagaagaagaagaagaagaaaaccaggaCTTAAGTTGGATTCTTATCCTGTTGACTTCTTAGAAGAGATTTTTGAAATTCAGTAAATAATGATTCGTGactttttgacacagggtctttctattatgtagccctgtctgtcttggaacttgctgtgtagcccaacTCCTAAAGACCCACCTGTCTCCACTAGGATGAAGGGTGTACATCACCACACCCGACTGGCCTGTGACTTTTATAATAGATTTTGATTATTTTAGTTCTTTGTCAAACAGTAGAGAGATGGAGGTGCCAGGAGGTTGCCTGTCCCTGTATCGTCACATGGAAGGCCAAGGCGGGAGAATTGCTGCAACGTTGGGGCCATTATGGGCTACAATGGGGAGTAGCAGGTCAACTGAATGAGGCGtcccaaaatcaaaacaaaaaaagccccaccaacaaaaacaacaggcaGAAATTCAGTAGGAAACCCTAACAACTCTAAAGGGCAGAGGAATCTGTTTTAACTGTCAAGACCCAAAGGTTGTCTTACCAAGTCTGACTGCCTGAGCCAGTGCTCAGGGAAGAGAGGGACGGAGTTTGCAGCAGAAGACCCATGAAGACCTACAGGATGTTGATAGGAGGAGAGGAGCTTGCTGGAGACCCAACCAGGTGTCCTGGGTAGATAACCAACCCCTCCTTGGCCATCTGCTAGAGTGACCTTATTATCTAATCTGTAAGTAACATGCAGACCTGTGAGAGGACCAGAAAGGCAGTTCCCTTGGGCCGGAAGCTTGTGGGCACAGGGACCAGCGCATACTAAGGACCTGCTCTAGTTCCCTGGCAGCTTGGAGTCAGATTTGGCTCTGGggcttgtctttctgtctgtacTTCCCTTTCttagacaaggtcttactgtgtagccaaggcttcCTTGAGTTTGCaatcctcttcctcagcctctgGACGCtatgattacagatgtgtaccaccatgccaggccTGACTGAAGAGCTCTTTGCACGTAGCttctggtggggtgggtatgGGCGGGTCCTCCGCCTGCTGTGGGCGGGTCAGTTACTATGGGTGGGTTCATTGTTGTGGAGGGGCTGTTGCTGTTTTGGGTCCATTGTAGTGGGAGGGTTTGTTACTATGGGTGGATGCGTTGCTGTGGGTAGATCCATTGTTGAGGGAGGGTCCATGGCTGACTGAGGGTCACTCTATTGTGGGTCCATTGCAGTAGGTGAATCTGTTGCTATGGGAGGGTCTGTTGCTATGGGCCGGTCCATTGCTGGCTCCAGACCCTGAGCTGTTTCCTCTGCTTGCTGTTcacagtttttgttgtttgtttagcaATAACAAACAgaaatgtgatttttgggggttGCTAATAACCTTACTTTTTTTCCCTCCTGCCCTGTGGCTAGACCATTTATGCTTTCctagagaagaaaatgttttaagggggctggagagatggctcagtggttaagagcactgactgctcttccagaggtcctgagttcaattcccagcagccacatggtggttcacaaccatctgtaatgggttccgaTGCCCTCCTTTGGTGTGActaaaggcagctacagtgtactcatatgactttaaaaagaaaaaggaaagaaaatgttttaaaagtcatttaaaaagagaaaagtgaagcCCTGTGTGCTGAACCTCCTGGCATCGTTGTCTGTTTTCCTTATTCTGCGATGTTGGGAACCTCACCAGGTCCTCATGCACACTAGCAAGTACTCCACAGACTTAGCCTTCCTTTTACATGTGCTTCCAGGCAGAATCTCACTGAGATGCCTAGGCAGCCTTTGAACTCACTGTTAGCACAGGCAAaccttgaacttgaaatcctcTTACTTCAGCTCTCAAGTAGATGGTAAgagccccaccaccacccccaagaCTATACTTTCCCTCAAAGAAAGTAGTTActagtttaaaaaaacaatgacaGAGAAAGCTTTTGCCTGGTCCTGACTGTTTCTGCATGACCCCAAAGCAGGCcagaggtggggccttgttgtgTCTTGAGTGCTACATTTGGGAGGTAGGTCTGTGAGTGAATCTGCAGGAACTGAGGCTTTCCTGTGTCTCTTGACCCTGAAAACCTGCTTTGCTGGCTGTCGGGTTTTGGCATGGTTTAGGGTTTGCCAAGACACAGGGCAGGGGGCTGGACCTATCCTCTGTGTAGTCAGACATTCTCTGGCTGTCTGAGGGTCTGAGGATGTTGGGCTGATCTTGTGGCTTAGCAGATTGCAGTGCAGGTAGGCTGCTCGGGCAGGCAGGACGGTGGAGAGAGATTTCATATGGGGCATTCTAAGGGTTGTACAGTGctatcctccccccaccccccaagcacGCATTCCCAAGCAGGCAACAATGTTTCAGTGCTGTGAATCCTGTTTGTTCAAGTCTAATCAGATAGGACACCAGTCTGGGGGGCTCATCTGGATGTCCAGGTAGATGTACCACCATTTTGCTAAGTAATAAGTTTTACAATGGGGGGTTTTCCATTTTGTGTAAAGCAGCATAGGTCACTGGGGTTCAAACCTCTGACAGCTAGAGCTTCTCATTAAAGCACAGAATCTGCTACAGTGTTGAGAGCTTGCCCCGAGGTAGGCTGCAAATCAGGGCTTGCTGAGGTTAACGCTTCTCTCAGAAGACATGGGGTCTTACTCTGAGGTACAGCATCTAAGCATAGCCATCTGTCTAAAGCAGCATCTACAAGTCGTGTTCAAATCAAAGCTGCCCGTTTCCAGGCTGCCCTCAACTCAAGATCCCCGTTTAGGatttcctagtgctgggattacaggtgtgagccaccatgtctggctttgtGGGTCTGAGGTTCCCCCAAGAAGGGGGTGCCTGGGAGGAAGGTAGTGGGGGAGCATTCAGCTGACCTCTGCCCCATCTGCTTAGAAAACCCTTTCTCTATCCCCTGCCTTTCCAAGTGAGCTTCAGCCTCTTTGTGTGTTTCAGATCGCAACATGAACATCCTGCAGTACTGCCCCTCCGCTGACCTCTGGACGCTGTTTGAGACCTGCGACGTCCATATCCGCAAGCAGCAGATGGTGTCCGTGGAGGAGACCATCTACATCGTGGGCGGGTGTCTCCACGAACTGGGGTCCAACCGCAGGAGCAGTCAGAGCGAGGACATGCTCACCGTGCAGTCCTACAACACGGAAACTCGGCAGTGGCTCTACCTGAAGGAGAACACGTCCAAATCAGGCCTGAACTTGACGTGCGCACTACACAATGACGGCATCTACATTATGAGCAGGGACGTCACCCTGTCCACCAGCTTGGAGCACCGAGTGTTTCTCAAGTACAACATCTTTGCGGACAGCTGGGAAGCCTTCAGGCGGTTCCCAGCCTTCGGACACAACTTGTTGATTTCCTCTCTCTATCTGCCCAATAAAGCAGAGACCTGACTGATTCAACAgtacttaaaagaaaaatctggttcaaggggggaaaaaaacgaAAGGCAAGCCTTTGAAATATGGACTCCTGAAGAGACAAAGTGGGCTAACGTAGGTCAAGTGGGGAGGACGGCTCTGCTGTAAATAAGCTTCCTTGAGCTAGTTACTTGAAAACGTGGGGTAAAGAGACCAACCGTATTCTTTCCAGATTGTTTTTTTGTACCATGGGAACAAATGTCACGAAAAGTATTCAACCAAACCGAAGCAGTCTTGGGCCAACAACTAAAACCCACCCTTAAAAGTAGACTGCCGGGGTCTGCTTTGAACGGGTCGAGGTCAGTAGCTAAGATCACAGTAGCAATggctttcttctgtgtttttcccgttgggaatggaacccagggcctcacgcgAGTCCCGAAAGGATGACTTTAAAGACACTTGCTTCAGGTCACCTGCGATCTCGTCAGTATGGACTTTTCCTTTTGGTGATCAGCGTTTGACAAGCTTTAGGATCCGCCCACCTCTAGTCTCCTGTTCCCTGTCACCCAGGCTCTCTGGGCAGACATTTTATCCTATATTTGCTTTCAGAAACCCCGACGGGCGTGTCCAACCTTTTGACatttagaaattatcattctttAACTTTGTGCACACTTGagttaccttaaaaaaaaacaagcctcTTAATGCTCTAAGTAAGTTCCTGACGCTGTGTTGGCTGCTACATAGCTTTCCTTGGGGCCCACAAGCTGCAGTTGCCTTGCCTGCTACAGAGATAGAGCCAGACAGAATCCACACAGGCAGCCCGTCCATCCAAAAACATGGAGAGACACCTCCTCAGCCTTTCCAGTCTTTGTGCAATTGAGAATGCTGTGTAAGGCAGACTTACCTCTTATCTCGTGTGTGGCAGATGAGGGCTCTGTTCTTAGGAGAGTGCTATAAACATTTTATAAGCTGAGTCTTAAGGGAGAGGGAGTACTGCGTAAGGAAAGATGCCTTTGTGAGTTACTTTTATTGAATATATGTGACTTAGTTCTTGtttcaagacaaaaaaaaaaaaaacccaccccaaCTTTTGCACATTTCCACCAAGTTTCCTCCTAGCTTGGTCTTAGCCTTAGATACATAGCTGTGTTTTGCCTTTTTAAGGGAATGGTGACTTTAGCTGATGTGGTGCTAGAAAGCAGGGGAGATGTTCTTTACAGACGTGGGATGGCCTCTGCTGGCATTTCTGAATTGAAGTGAGGTGCTGGCCTCACAGCTCTCCTGCCAACTGCGGTGAGTAGCCTAAGGACCTGTCAATCATGGGCCTGTGTTTCTTAAAAGACTCAAGGGCCCACTTAGCGTGCACAAGAGGCccctgggtttaatctccagcacttacagcaacagcaacaaggTCCTCACCTACAGGGATTTTGATTGAAGAGCTGCTATCTTGTAGTGGAGTCAGCTAAAGGAACCACACCAGCTGCAGGCAGCCGCCTTGCATATTTAAGTATGCTCCATagaaaaataattagaattaCAGGCAGATTTTCTCCCAGTTCCTTGCACAGCTGCTCACCTGGTGGctgggtgtgggggagggaagCTGACCCCGAGTAGGTCTTCAGTGTCGATGAGGGAGTCACTTCAGGGTTTCTTTATAGCCATGCCTCTAATACAGCCTTAGAGCCTAGTTATAAAACTCTTACTTGCACAACTGTTTAGCAGCTCAGTCTTTATTTGAGGGATGGTGACGGTTCTTAGTGTCTTGTCAGGATCCAATCAACCTGCTTACAATGCTGTTGGAAGCTTATAGGCCATTTCCAGCCACATCTGTTTTCAAACACtaagtctgtttctctctctctctctctctctctctctctctctctctctctctctctcattttttcctCTTAAGACAGGGTATTGCCTTACAATCCAGGACAACTCCAAACTGGAGAATCTctcacctcagcctcctaagtgctgggactgcacGTCTCTTGCTATTGTGCC is part of the Rattus norvegicus strain BN/NHsdMcwi chromosome 4, GRCr8, whole genome shotgun sequence genome and encodes:
- the Klhl42 gene encoding kelch-like protein 42 isoform X3, encoding MCTTMPGLTEELFARSFWWDRNMNILQYCPSADLWTLFETCDVHIRKQQMVSVEETIYIVGGCLHELGSNRRSSQSEDMLTVQSYNTETRQWLYLKENTSKSGLNLTCALHNDGIYIMSRDVTLSTSLEHRVFLKYNIFADSWEAFRRFPAFGHNLLISSLYLPNKAET
- the Klhl42 gene encoding kelch-like protein 42 isoform X2 codes for the protein MNQKRSNFKLVAVNSKLYAIGGQAVSNVECYNPEQDAWNFVAPLPNPLAEFSACECKGKIYVIGGYTTRDRNMNILQYCPSADLWTLFETCDVHIRKQQMVSVEETIYIVGGCLHELGSNRRSSQSEDMLTVQSYNTETRQWLYLKENTSKSGLNLTCALHNDGIYIMSRDVTLSTSLEHRVFLKYNIFADSWEAFRRFPAFGHNLLISSLYLPNKAET
- the Klhl42 gene encoding kelch-like protein 42 isoform X4, whose product is MNILQYCPSADLWTLFETCDVHIRKQQMVSVEETIYIVGGCLHELGSNRRSSQSEDMLTVQSYNTETRQWLYLKENTSKSGLNLTCALHNDGIYIMSRDVTLSTSLEHRVFLKYNIFADSWEAFRRFPAFGHNLLISSLYLPNKAET